The segment GATATGCAAGTATTTTGCACCAAATGtctaaattaaatgttaatttggcaacattaatgAAGGCTTTTTGTAACGTTGGCAACATAATTAAACTGGGTCAGGAATTTTAATTGACTGATGCAACAGGTCATACTATATCCTAAAATATATGAATCCTCACCTTTTcttacaataaattaaaataatttacatttttatcatcCATCAGTAGGTAAAAACCATGCAACTTATTATATTAAGATCCATGTCACTCATCCATTTTTTCAAGGAGCTACCTTCATTAATTTTGTGTTGTGGCTTTTAAATAGACACACTTCACAATCCagcatttgaaaagtaaactttttattaaagaaaaaagtgaactTGCATAAACGTGTTATCAGTGTTATTGGTGGCGTAAGCATAATGCCTGCAATCTTGGCTTTGTTGTCTAGATTGACTTACTTCATACAGATTTGaagtttagaaaacaaaacagattttacCATCCTACCAGAACTATATTTGTGATATTTGTATACTCAATATCTACAATTCCTATTCCCAATGTGATGCTTTgtaaaatgtagataaaaacaaaatgtaatgatctactaatcttaaaaaaaaccctACATTTTATTAccaataaacaacatatcagattcTAAAACTGAGACCTTTTACTATTTCATAGAAACTATTTGCTCATTTGGAACCCTGGTAAACTTCCATGGATAGTACATTTTGTTTGGATTAGTGTGAATTCACATTCACACTCTGGAGCGGACCATGAGGCGAACTTTGGTCTGCTTGGGGAAAGCAAAAGGGCCATCCAATGAATCAAGGTGAGGAAGTGACATAGTATGTTACCCTGCAGCATCCTTTAATAGCTCACTCCCTCTAATGTGATCAGCTTCTTGTGGAAACAGCATTTGGTTTGAATaccaaagtaaaaagaaatgaacCCTAAAACAGCATAAACTTGGTGTTGCTCTAATGTTTACTTGTGATGAATGATCTGGCTGAGGGAGAATGAAGAAGCCATATATACTGTAAACACGACCCAGAAACACAACTGTCTTCTCTGGGCcaatgctcatttaaaatggtctgaggtcaaagaaattaaaatgtgaaattcatAGACGCTGTGTCTAGTGGACTAAAGAAgaccatccagcttgttatcagcagACACTTAAAAAATCAGCATCTTTGATTGTATACAGAAGTATTAGTGCCTATAGGGTTGGCCAGCTTATGAATCTATGAGCTGAAAAgtacaaagtgttttttttttttttagcaacgTTTGCTTAAATCCAGACATCTTTCAGGGAGGGTCTTGCATATTTCAACAAGACAGTGTTAGACAATGTTGGcctcacaggagaagagtctgggTGCTGAcctgacctgcctgcagtccagactttTCAccaatagaaaatatttttagcaTCACGAAATGAACAAATCTGGCAGCGAAGGTCCAGGACTATCTTGCAGTTAAAATCCTGCACCAGACAAGACAGGACAACATTCCTCAACCTAAAAGTCCACCAacaaaatatgggtttatgatatttacaaatcattgcattctgtttttatttatattttacacagcatcccaacttaTTTTGGATTGGAGTTGTATCAACATGTTGCACAGCTTGCAAATTTGTCTGTACTCTGCagtgttgttgctgctgttaaCATCTGTCCTCTATATGCAGGTTAATCTCAGAAATTGTACATGATGCAGCTGGAGGCTCAGCTGCGTCTGTGTCACAGTTGTTTTTGGTGCTACAGGAGTGGTCAGCGGATGCTGTCCCAGAACTATGCACACAGGTAGATGTTTCATATATGcgcatgtgtttgtgtatggTTTTGTCATAACTGAAAACACCTTGATGACTGTGTACTCTGTATTTACACAGGTCGAAATGCCAGCTTCATTTTGAGTTATTTGCTTTATCACCACAGAAAAGCTGTGAACTACTACGACCTACTGGGAGTCAAGTCAGATGCCAGTATGGACGAAATAAAAAATGCCTTTTTTGACAAATCCAAGAAGGTATAATCCTTTAGTTAAATGCTCTGCCTTTTAAGTTCAAGCATTTAGCCACAAGAGGGCAGCCTTTCTCAAGCTAATTTTTCTATCTTATGATTGTGCTCATGTTGTTGCTTCCAGTCTAATTAAGGATAGTGATGAGTATTTATGTTGTGGTTCTGGTATAATTTAAAGGTTCAAAATCTTTTTAAGGGTTGGTTTTGAGTTCAAACCATGCATGTCTGAATATTTATGTGTGCCAATAGAAGCAACTTGTACAGATAATCACATACCCGCACTCAGTCAGTAAATTTCATCCTCTCATCATGCAGCTGCACCCTGACAGTGACCCATCAAACCCAGCACTGCACAACCAGTTTGTGGAGCTGAATAAAGCCTACAGAGTGCTGAGCAAAGAGTTGAGCAGGAAGGAGTATGACTTTAAAATCCAAAACCCATACAGTGGAAGCCAGGCCTTCAGATCTACCTCTAGTCACGCCACTTATGAAAGGTAAGGAAAACTAGCTTGTGCTGACCTTCATCTGTAATACTGTCACTGTGAAAAAGCAcaactgtttcatgttttctgcagTATGTCTACACAATGTTGCAAGAAGTAACAGTCTCTGGACATGCTCTTCAGCCATAACAACTGAAAAATCAAAGGCTTACAGTGATTCCAAAAGTGGAAttgatctcttttttttttcctaaagagTGGGGGTGTTGCACTTGTTGTTGATTAGCTTGGTATACAAATTTATAAATCTTTATATAAACCACAAAATCATCTTCCatggtgaaaagaaaaagtaattttatcatcattaattatatttttcataatGTCATTAACAGAAATTACTCTTATTACTCAGACCTCATTACCTTCTGTATTCAGTCTCTTTGTATCAGCTGTCCCACCACTGTCTTCTGTGCCACCAATCATGATCAATTATGTCTCCTTTCCATCAGCACCAGTGCCCAGGACAACATGCGTTACTGGGAGCAGTTTCGTCACTATCAGTCTCCAGAGATGACAGCCGAGAGGAAGCAGGAGAGGAGAAATAGGAACTTTCGGCTGGTGGCCTACTGTGTCATCGCTATGATGCTCAGCATTGGAGCCCACTTGATCTTCTTCAAGTAAAAAATCTCTACATGTGATATCATAGTGTTCTGTAAAGCTTGAAGGCTAAAACTAAATAGATCACTCCTAACGGAAAAAGTCATGAGGTGGCAAACTGATCCTGAAAATAGATCATTTTTGCTCTGCTATCAAAATCTTCCAGCATTTAATTAATACCCTTATTTTTTTGCTGCTCATTCACATGCAGATGAATGAACTATTCTGTGGACAAAGTGGCCCTCTGAGTCAGGGGTTATGGCACAGCCTCACAACTCATTGCTTTAGATTTGTTGTCACACATTGACTTGGTGCCTCGTCTTTGTGATCTTAGAATCCGTTTTGAAAAGTTTTACAAACTTCTAAATGCAGAATGCCAGCAAACCACTGAGGTTTTAGgtcaaaataaatgtattgatgTGTTAACTAAAGTGTCTCCGACTCTTCCAGGAAACTGGAAGAAGTTCACAATAACTTCATGGATGAGAAGGACAGGGTCATCACAGAGATCTACAACGAAGCCAAAGAGAAAGCCAGGTGAGGGTAACCATTCCTTCAAGTTGATATGCATTTGCTGTTCCTTTTGATTTTTCTGATGCCCAAAGCTGAGTCTGACCGCACCTCTTGTGTGGTTTTGCAGGGTCAATGGTTTTAAGAAACAATCTGAAATCCTGCGACAGAAGCATGCAGAGTTTCAAGAGAAATTTAAACTACACAATGGTGGAGAGGACAAGTAGATCTCCAGCTTTGCTCAACGATGATGAAGTTGCCCGCATATGAAAGATGTGGAGGACGTGGCATTCGTTTTAAGACTATTAGGTTTTTCTGACTTTCTGCACCCGTGTTTGTCCTGGGATAAAATCCTGCCACTGCAGATCATCATGGGTGTGAACTGGAAGTTTCATCCTTTCATGCAGGTGCTGCAGCTAGGTCACGTCGAGCTGCAGAACACCTGGCCTGCAAACCTATTTATGGTTGTTGCTTTATTTCAAGTGACCTGAATGTCAAAAggatccagctgcagtttattCACAAGCCTCCTCACTGTTTATACAAAGAAGCCACAATAAGGACTCTAAAATaggaaaatgttcctcataTCTTGTCTTCAGCCACAGTTCTGTGTTAAAGTTGTACAGCATCCGGACCTGGTAGATCGCAGTGAGTTAATAGAAGATGACAGCTGATTACACAGAGAGAGAATCTTGTGAGCACCAGTATTTTCTAAAAGAAACCGACTGGTTTATCAATGTCTGTTAGGATACTCCATTAAATTTAATGCTCCTCAGGCTGTTTTTGGAGAAGGTGAGTTGTGAAGCTGCAGTGTAACGTTCCTGGTGAATTAGCCTGTTTGCACAAATCTGTTATTTTTGGACTCTGCAGAAGTTGTCTGCACTTCAATTCATAAcaaagttttctgtttatttaaaacgGAAATTATGAATGACCAATACTATGACTTGAAAAAAAGTGCCACtgactaaattatttattgtgtgGACAATAAACTGTGTAAATTAAGTACACCGAAACAAGACAGTAAAAAGTGTGTTATTGATGGTTATTTGAGCATCCAGAGCCAACTTTTACCATTCTGTCTCTtggattttagattttagaGATTGTTTGTCATCACTGCCTTATGTTTTCCCTGAACCGTTTTCAGagtaaaaactattaaaaaaacagactttttccTCATCAGtcagtacttcctgtttaatttaTCTTAAACTAAAAGATGCTCATTTTTAAAAGTGTCACATTTAGCTGATTACCATTTTACTGATATCCTCcctaagtaaaataaatttccTCTGCTTGGCAGAGATAACATGGGGCTTAAACATCCAGCGTTGCACAGTAGTGTTTTAATCAGCAACTCCACTGCAGAGTCAGTATTCTTGTTATTAGATAATTATCTACATTTCCTCAGAAGTCAGAACTGTTTCCTATTGCATCAGTGGTCAAATTTTGTAAAGCCTCAAATCAAGCATCTATAGTGAATACAGCTGAAAACTGACTTTGCAGCAACTTGAACGCAGTAATATATTTgtttacagacacacaaaggCTCATACACAACACCTGATCACTTATGGCTGTAAAATG is part of the Melanotaenia boesemani isolate fMelBoe1 chromosome 7, fMelBoe1.pri, whole genome shotgun sequence genome and harbors:
- the dnajc4 gene encoding dnaJ homolog subfamily C member 4 isoform X1, with protein sequence MMQLEAQLRLCHSCFWCYRSGQRMLSQNYAHRKAVNYYDLLGVKSDASMDEIKNAFFDKSKKLHPDSDPSNPALHNQFVELNKAYRVLSKELSRKEYDFKIQNPYSGSQAFRSTSSHATYESTSAQDNMRYWEQFRHYQSPEMTAERKQERRNRNFRLVAYCVIAMMLSIGAHLIFFKKLEEVHNNFMDEKDRVITEIYNEAKEKARVNGFKKQSEILRQKHAEFQEKFKLHNGGEDK
- the dnajc4 gene encoding dnaJ homolog subfamily C member 4 isoform X2, whose amino-acid sequence is MHTGRNASFILSYLLYHHRKAVNYYDLLGVKSDASMDEIKNAFFDKSKKLHPDSDPSNPALHNQFVELNKAYRVLSKELSRKEYDFKIQNPYSGSQAFRSTSSHATYESTSAQDNMRYWEQFRHYQSPEMTAERKQERRNRNFRLVAYCVIAMMLSIGAHLIFFKKLEEVHNNFMDEKDRVITEIYNEAKEKARVNGFKKQSEILRQKHAEFQEKFKLHNGGEDK